Within Anopheles nili chromosome 3, idAnoNiliSN_F5_01, whole genome shotgun sequence, the genomic segment ccaaaaaccctcccaaaacaCCCCTTCCTCAAAGGACCATAAACTAGCAGAGCCCGGACGCCCACAATTAAATCCCTTCCCGAATCTCACCGGGGCCGTCgtaaaagtgaaaaacaatGTGCGAACCAAACCTGTTTGCCATTTGATTCGGAGCCTTTTTGAACGGCGACAGCATGCTTTACGATTCCCAGTGCGTACCGGTGCGTTGCTCTTTTGCCGGGAAAAACCAATATCAAAGATCCCGCAAATTACGGCCCGGCACGACATCCGCTCGCAAAGTTCTGCCAACCGAACACGCGGATGCTGTGACGTCACCCGGTGCGTGGGCCACCCGAAAAACGCGGGTGAGGTGAAACCGCAGCAAACCATTTCCCTGCGTGGCTGCGTGGGTTTGGTGTGGCTTTAATCAACGTCTGCCAACATCCGCCCACGTGCATCGAAAACTCCGGGGACCGGTCTTTTCCGGTCGCCCGGCAAAGGTGCTCCTGGTCCTCTTATCAGGTAGATGTAACACGCGACGGCATGGGCAGctcaccgatcggtgggttgGTGATGTCGTGAAGCTAAGCCATCCTGCTTGGATTGCTTCGAGTGTTAGAAATCCTGCCCGAGCGGGGGTTGAAGAGATTTGGCAGTGATTGCCCGACTCGAGATCCTGGCCGGAACCCTCGCTTGAACCATCTGCGTGGGTTTAAAATGTGGTAATCCCTAATTACGCTCATTAGCAGTACGGCGTTACATGTTGGTCCTGTTGCGCCactatcatcatcaccatcaccaccaccacagaAAAGCTCCCGAGCTGGCTGAACCCTCCTGACGGTATGTGTGTGACGACAGAAACAAGGCCACACGTTTCCCAGGGTCGTAGCAACGTCATCAGACCCGCAGGTCCTTGAGCCGGAGCCCCGGTTGATGACGTTCGGGATAGTAATCGTAAATTTACGCTTCAAGCTCGCTCGAACCAACCGCTCGACCCGTGGGTGGTCACGCTAGAGCAGGACAGTCCGCTTACGAGCGTACGACTACCCACACCCGTCACCGAGGGGCAGAAGCGTAAAGAACCGACAACGGAatgacaaaaaacaaaaaagaaaagcacacaccaaAAGTGCATTCGTTCCCGCGCATAAAGCTTCATCCATCGAGTGACCGGGGACGTGGGGAGGTCAGGATCGCTGAAAGTGCGATTGTTCCGCGTCGTTGGTGCATTTTCgagtgcgtgtgggtgtggatGGGCATGAGTGAACGCGAGAAAACCACCTTAGACAGAgggagcgagcgagatagcaCAACACCAAGGGGCGCTAGGAAAAGCGCAGGCGTTGGAAAGTGTGTTTCACTTCACGGCACGATGGGAAGCTCAATTCATCCACCGGAGCTTGGGAAGGGACAAAGGACGCAGGGCTCGAAAGAGGAGGGTGGAATGGGGGTGTTTCGAAAGCACGCACCGAGCAAGCGTGGTGAAGCAACGTGGTGTAGGAGCACGAAAATAAACGACAAAACACGTACACGCTCACGAGAGCACGACGTCGTTGGAACGGAAGGACGCTGCCGAATCCTTGAAAGTTCACGTGTATTGATTCGCCACGCTCTGTCGCATCGTGAAGCGTGCGTGGGTGTGGGTTGGGGTGCTAGTGGTGCTTCCGGTTAGTAGTTCTTCCGCACGACATGATCGTACAGGACGACCTGCTCGTACACGTCGCTAGGGACCTCGATCCGGCTCGTATTGGTGCCGTAGTAGTTCGACGTTGGATCGAGATAGATGTCCTTGCGGTCGTACGTGTTTCGGAAGATGATACCACGGAATGGATCGCACAGGATCTGGTAGTTGCGAGAGTTGTTCTTCCGGCTGCTGCCTGTTCGGCCATTGTAGTACAGCAGATCGACGGGCGTTGGGTAGAGGACTTTTTCTCCCGCAAAGATGGCTCGCCAGTCGTTTGAGTACTGCTGATAGTGGTGAACTCGCTTCAACCCGTCCTCGTAGTCGATGTAGCCAGAAATTTCCGTATTCTTTCTGATGTAGCGCATGTAAATTATCGTCTGAAATGGTTCAAAATGGGGGGTATTTATCAGTTTTAGGGACTCCCTTCGAAGCTGCTCCTTATTATTACCGACAACAGTCCCAACCGGTTCGGACGTTCCCGTGCGGCTAGCTCCTTCAGAAATTCATTTTTGGGCACCAGGTTTCGGCTGAACAGAGTGAGTGGATCCTTCTGGACCTGGAGGAACGATCTTTGTGCTTCGAACGCTTGCTTCGTGAGGGCACTTTGGATGGGGGAAACGATTAAACTACCAACTATGCTCAAATCGAGGAAACTTGAACACTTACCGGTAGCCTGTTCGGTAAAGACTTAGTAAATTTTCACGATCACCGAAATATTGGAGACTTTTGCCATCGATAAGTGAATTCAGGTAGTCCTCGTAGGAGTTGAACTCCAGTATTAAGAGGTCCTGCTCGGTTAGCTTCATTTTTACACCGATGAAGCCTTTGTGTCAACTCAATGAAGATTTTTTGGCACACAAACGAGCAGCCAACTTGATTGCAATTTACCCACGTCAACGAATATAGTCGTTGATAGTATGCGCGTTTCTATGAatgaccaggcgcctccattgattttaaatttgattgtaTGCTTCATAATATTTGCATCGAATTCGCCAAGAATTCATAATATTTGCATCGAATTCGCCAGAATCAATGGAAAATAtatcaaaacgaaaaattattcacaaatTTGTGAAATTATTGCGTAAATACACAATACGTCTAATTGTACGTAAATACGAAAAGTCTTGGGGCGACACGTGCTATCCGATACACGCGCCTATTGGTGCTAGCGTAACCCAATTTCTTCTAATAGTAGCATTAAAATTGTATACGCTTGATAACTCCGATAACAACGGTGACGAAAAACAGCCCATCCAGGCGAGACGAATAAAGCGCACGGGACgggaaaattcaacaaatgaaTCATGAATCATAGCCAACCCGTGTACGTTTCGGCACTCGGAGCGGTTAACCTTCACCGCCAACCAACCGTTATCCTAGCTGAGAGCCAGGACATGGTTGGTTCAttgtcaccaccaccaccaaaccgaGTTTCGACGCACACAAGCACAGCCAGCTACGAATAACAACGGTGACGAGTCAATCGCCCGCCAAAATCAATCCCTTTCCCCAAACCGACGGTCGACAACGTGCTTTGCgcatttttatcctttttctctctcaattttactcgttctctctctcttcctctatTATTTAGCCACACAAAAAGTTCATCCGCAGAACGGACGCGCGACTTCCAGCCACGttcaacacacatacacactggTATAGAAATAGCTAGCAACTCGCAGCTGGAAGGCTTCCGCTGGGGCCCGCCATATATTTAACACACCTTCCAGTTGGTGGCGACGCTCAGAAACGAATGAACACTGGCGCTGGCCGGACGACGGCGCGCGTTTCCGGTCCCTAGCGTGCGTGGCGGTAGTACGCGCTTCGACAGTGGGCTCGCACCATCGACAAGGGCAGCCAGAACAAGGCGGTGTGAAGCTGAAGCAAAGTGACACCctgggaaaacgggaaaacccGCAGTACACGCCtcaccgagcgagcgagcccCATCGGAACCATCGGACGGGTGCTAGTGTGCTGGTGATGTTACATAAAAAAGTAACGCGAAGCAATAACAGCGCTCCTACGCTGAGGCCACGCCGCCTTGGGGGTTGTGATGCGTGAGtgagtgcgtttgtgtgccacTACCCTCTACCCCACGGGTCGGTAGTGTGCCACCGCGTGTGCACCGAACGTGTGTGTTATCCCGGATTATCGATGGCAGGTCGTGCGGTTTTAGCTTACGATTGAAACAAATGTGCCCTTGCCttttccccgaaaaaaaaagtgcccgcGAGCCCAGTCAAGGGCTTGTGAAAGTAAACCCGCGCGAGCGCTGGTGGTAGTAGGCCGCGATTGTTGATGTGATTCTCGGCCTGCTCGGATTTGCCACTCGCTCCGGCGCTCTGGcgcgttctcgctctcgcgctccATCCCTGCGGGTTTGTTTCTCACACAAAGAGCACACACTCGAACACGCGCACGCGGGAGTGCAGCTGGTTGGGTGCGAGAGAGGAGTGTGTGAGGTGGAGGCGAGGTGAAGATTTTCCGAACTACTGCCGCCACTGGTGTATCGAAGGATTTCCGCttacttttcccacccaaccggaaAGAAAGGGCCTTCCCTTTtggagggagaaaaatcgaCCACCGGGAAGGGTTGACGAGTGTGTATTTGAGCATCCTGTTCGAAGCAGAGAAGCATCCTGTTCGTTAATATCCTGCCGATGTAGTACCGAACATTCAGCAAGTTTCTGCCCTTCCGGAGTCCTACCGGAGGTCGCACAAAAGTCGATCCATCGAGACGTGTTGAATTGCGAAacagagagagggagagagaaagagagagcgtgagaTAGTGgtgcgttgtgtgtgtgtgtgcgtgcgtgtatttCCGTTCGTGATGGACGTGTTTATGGTGTCCTGCGTCACGAAGCCTGAAAGCTCGTCCTTTTAGGCACAGGTCCCATGCTCGAGGAAGTGGCAGTGAGGTGTGATTTTCCCTGACCTGACGTGACCGTGAACCACCGCCAAGGGGCaaaacgtgcgtgcgtgcgatcgagagagagagagtaacgaagagaaagcaaacaattgACCGAAAAATGTGCCGTTTTGCCTGCGAAAGCACTTCCGTTCGATGCGGTGTGAACGAACTGTGCGAGTGAGCCCCGTAGTGAGCAGTGAGACCGTGAGAGTGAGATGAACGTCTCACCAGCACCGAACCGGGAAGTGAAAAGCAAGCCGTTAACGGGCCGGAACGTCCTGTTGGCTCGCCGCGGGCTGGAACCGCGCTCGAGAGTGatccgcttttccgaccgagataccgtttttccttcccatcggTGGTGAGTCGCGTGTGCCGCATTTTGGCGAGCGGTtcgctctggcttttccatcCGGTGTTTCCGGTGTGgcgggtttgtgtgtttttgttttgtgctctcTCGCATCCTGCTGGCGCGGGCATCTGAGCGCATTACATGCCACCGATGTCGCCGGAAAAGCAGCACCACAAGAGCCTACCTTCGTGTCGCACCGTGATGTGATTCCTCTCGGTTGGTGGGCTTTAGCATGAGCATAGAATGAGCGCCACTTGAATCAACACCCGATGCCCCACGGTTGAGGGGgctaaaaaaaatcgaaggtAAATATATAAAACCACCGAATGCCAAAAGACACTCGGTGCACCCGCGCGATGGGATAGTGCCGTTGCCGAGAATTAAGAAATACACCATAAATACCCACCCGAACGGTGATTGCCGGAAGGAagcgcacacgaaaaaaaggcgGTGGAagtgggggagggagagaggggaaggaaaaacacacgaaactTCCCACTCCGTTTCCGACATCCGGCCACTTGCCATCGTGAGCCGGAATAGAAATGTCAAAGCCGCGACTGAAAATAGTAAAACCCCCGCAACGAGGTGTCGCGGTTGGGCGGAAGCACTGATAACGAATGAacttccaccccccccccccccccacgcccGAGACGAGGCGGATGTGTATTAGTGTGGAATTAGCTCGAAGGTCTTCGGTCCTTTCGTCGCCAGGCTCCCACCGCGTGGCACAATCATTCCCATCTTCTATTTGTTTCTGCACCGTTCGCTCCACCGTTGCGTGCTAGAGAATCGGTGTTCGCCTTTCGCGCGGCTCGACCGGATGGTCGGGATTATTCCACGGAAGAAGGTGGAGACCCACCCaatcacccaaccacccaacggCGGTGGAAAGCTCGCgtggttcgtttttattttgcttcttttatttttcccgcgAGTTTGCGTTCAACGCcacacgtgtgcgtgtgtggtatGTGGGTGCAAAAACACCAGAGACAAAGATAgcgggcgcgcgcgagagagagagagagagagagagagagagcgagcgaaaaggaTCCGTTTGATGGTGCAAACGGCACATCGTTGAATTTGTCGCTTTCCTCCTCTTGACTTCCTCGTAATTGTGGTTTGCTTCGGCCATGGCCTGCCCTTCTCGAGTCGGGGCTTTACGCTTCGAGCATGTGTGCGTACGGATCAAGTGCTCTTTGAGAAAACGGTCCGTCGccgcacacactcgcaaagAGGCACAAGCaaaggagcaaagaaaaaaaacccaccccacacgCTCGAGGGCGCCGAGGACAAGGGTTGCTTCGATTCGCACACGGAACCGCaaagtgtgtgtgcgcataGCGGGTGGAGTTCGCACACATCCTTACGTCCTGCTCGTGTGGTTCAGGCGCCCAGGCGCCATTTCCCAACCCTGCGACCGAGAAGTTCTCACGCTCGCTGGCGTGAGTGTGTTGTTTCGcgtggtggcgttgttttgtGCTTCATCCCGTGGAAAGTGCTGCGACTTCTTGCTGGTCGCTTTTCATTGcgtttctcgttcgctcgttcgcgctTTTCCGTACCGGTGAGGGGGCCGTTTCCTCGacctttgtttttgttgccacTCTGCCACCTTTTGCCTCAGCCGTTTGGCGCACGACCAGGACCATTCGATGAGACGGTCGATGGGTGGCTTGGGCGGTTGGTTCCGAGCGTTCGCTTGGATCGTCCTTGCGAGCCCGCGGTGCTAGTAATCGGTTTGGCATCCGGAACGTTGCGCTTCCGTTACGATTTTGCACTGAGACGATGTATGAGTGGAAGGGaaggtgtggaaaatgagagaaaattatgtgcgcttgaaagagagagagagagagagcgagagagaagagtGCGCTCAAAGTGATTGCACCGTAGAGTGCTGTGGCAGGCGTGaatcctttgtttgtttgccactGGATTGAAACACCCTAATGGTACGGGGATGTGGGTGGCAGACAGGTGGCAGAGGGGGTTATGGGAGGAAATAGAAATAGCACGATCGTTACGATTGGAAGGATGCGCCCCCCGAGTCAAGCGaggtgtgagaaaaaaaataatcagcaACCGAGGTGATAATAAAAAGAagatggtgaaataaaaaaacgagaaaaaaaaacgacagtcCCTCACACAAAGGCGCCATTGCCCCTTACAGTAAACGCACGGAGCCATCCGTTTCGAGAAAGGAGGTTCGCCTCGGTATGAGGTGCGAACAAAGTAATAACAGTAAAAAGGCAAAGAAATTCGTGATATTTTGCATCCCGTCGTGGTGAAGCAACGtccttcgttcgctcgccGCGTTAGCCTTACGATTACATTGACGCCCGGCCAAAAGACGCTCGGCCGGATTGTTTCGCCCACCGTACGAGCCCCGGGAGCTTTCACGCTTAAAACGATTAGAGCCGGATAAGAGCTGGTAAGCTTTTGTTGGGTTAGCGTTTTGGATGAGTTTAAGCTCGGCGCATCCACCGTCGCACTTCTGAGGCGGCTGGCCGTACGTGGTTTATCACCCACGTTAGCGTGATAAATGTTTGTCTATGCCGAGCGGTATTGACCCAGTTTTACGCacgatctgttttttttccttcgtctaCGTGTGGGAGTGTGTCATAAACGGTTGCAATGGGGTTTTGTGGCGAGAAGAATCCTGCGCGAGAATGCGGTTCGGAAAGAGCGGCACATATCGAGATGCCGTAAGAAAACAGCTCCATCGGTTGAGAGTGGAtcgtatttatttaaaaacggcACGATTGAAATATGCAACACGTATTGTTTCGCGCTGGCCTGAGCCCCTTAGCATGATTGCGGGCACGTGAAATAACATAAAGTGCTGCCATGCAAACAAATGGCACTCGTTCTATTATGTTGGCGCGCTCGTTAGCTGGCAGCATATGCTTTGGTGTGGGCGAGCGTGGCAGGGATGAATTGATGGCTGTCATAAATAAATTGTTGCATTTTATCGTTCACTTTGCGCTTTTCGTGGCACAAACCGTGCACCGGCCGGACACCTTTTCGAGGGTGGTGGAATTTGGAAGGTTTGTTTCCACCCCGCCTATGATAACGCCGAACGCGCAGCTCACGCGGAGTGTGggctcatttttcatcgtaCATCAAGCGGGTTGCATCGCCGGGTGCATTcgaagtgtgtttttttttttcgttcacctttTCACCGTCAAAAGCCGCTCGGATATCGACGGGTGTCATATTGGCGATTTGTTGAATGCCACCGGTGTTGGTGTTTCCGTATTTTTATGATAAATAGCACACGGCGTATCTATGCTCGCGCTAGCACGAGGTGCTTTTGGCTGATCCGCGAGCCGTTTAATTATTCATGTCAGATTGTTTTTTCTTATCGGaattgttatttttgctttcccacgCCGAACATTATTTTTATGGCGATGCATAATCAATACTGGACAAACACTCTGCCGCACACGCTCACACCCACGCGTGTTTGGGAGATGCGAGTACCGAACCGTACCGCTGCTCTCGCCTAGGGAGCCAGCATAAAAATCGTAACGACATAATTGCATCGATTATTTGCCATCCATCGATGGCACGGCCGCGCTGGTCCCCGCGTATCCTTAAAGCACTCGTTCAGGCGTCCTTGGAGCGACCAGCCGCGTTACCAGGTTTACACGTGCCGAAGAGAACCGTACAAAGCACCCAACTCATGCGAAGCGGACAAGTACACCCAGCCGGAGGCACAAtgggagcataaaaaaagaagcatattatttatatatccTCTTTGGGCAGTGACGTTATATTTTATTCCGCTtcttccatgttttttttgttgttgctgtttctgTTTCGAACAACCCTAGTTGACCACTCCCGAGCATCACAATCGATTCGCTCGCCGTTTGACTTCCGTGCGCGATTGGCAAGCGAACGGACTAACGAACGAGCAAACGGCGTGTGTTGACCAAACGCGCGCTCAAACAAACTAACCGTTCGCGCCCGGAATGGTCCATCGATTTGGATTTGaatcggtgggttttttttttcttctcttctcggTTTGGTTTCCGTACTAGCTCCGGTTGTCCAGTTCCAGCTCGGGGTTCAGTTGAATGGTCGCTTTCTTTCACGTTTCCTGCTCACTTGGAGCACTCAAGAGCCAACACAATGTCGCCTATCAGCTTGACACTTTTCGAGTTCCATGCATTCCTGCGTTAAGCGCACGGGAAAGGAAGGCGCATGTGGCGTAATGTgaaggaaattgatttgatgGCAGTCGCAGGGTGTGGGAGGCTGATGGAATGTACATTCTGCTGAATGGGTGATGGTGGTTGAGCGTATTGTCCGTCCGGGGAGGGACCGCGTGCAGTGGACAGTTccatcgatggaggcgcctggtggcgcacgAACGTTGCAACGAGTTGACAATTTTTCTCGTACACACACGTTGGTTGGGAATCAAAAGAACAGCCATTGTACGCAGAAAGTCCGATCAAGCTCCATTGATAGCTTGTCGAACGTGTGAAATCGGTTAGTGAGAAAAGTGTGCTAAAATCATCGTATCGCAAACAATACCGAAGAGTTTATTGTGTTGAATTGAATCGTGCGAagcgatgaaaataaaacaacaattgCCATTGAATGAAGATGTTCTGATGTATTGAACATGTCCTATCGgtttttaatgaaacattGCCCCCTTCTAAACGTCATTGTTAATATCGTGGAACAAAAACATAGCAACAAGAAAACGATCATTCAGCGATTCAAATGGAAGTTTGCATAGATGTGAACCTAAACGACCACAACTGGTTGTTAGAAATGCTCAATCGCCATTTTGCCAGCATGTGTGTCATTAAAATCGTCCCATTTGAGTACACGGCAGGTGAAAGGCGGACCGTTTCAATCACTCAACGGTCGTTTCACTTTTACCCAATGTCCAAAAACCCAATGTCAATAGCAACTGACGCACTGCAGATGGTAGCCCTTCCGGATGGTGCAATGGCATTGGCTAACAGGTGCATAACGGGAACATTTCGAcccaatctctctctctctcccaacTGGTGGGCTGCTATAGCCATTCGATGGCAAGCTGGTAATAATTAATAAACCTGACCACACACAAGGCCGGTGCTGTGCGTCCAGCGAGCGCTGGTAAGGGCtaacatcaaacaaatcgGGATTGAAGTTCAATGTTGCCATCAATCGCCCTGCGAGGTTAGTGCCGGCAGTGGTGCCCCTAAAATGGATGGGTTTCATCGCAACGATCGTCCGATGCCATGCGACTTGGCGACATGCTATCTGCCATTGACATGCAAACTGTCCGTGTTGCCGTTCAGTTTTTCCCTGCAAACGGGCGAGTTTCCGGGATGGATATAATCGTCGGGTTACTAAATTCGGCCACTATTTTTGGTTTGACACGGAAAACATTCCCAGCGTAAACGTGAGCTTTTACAGCGTGATCGTTCGTCGAATTCCTTTccagaaaaatagaaaaaaatcaaaatgaaaagGCCTCTTTCTTGCGATCCGACAGGGACGATTGCACACGGTTTCGTTAGATCAGACCCGATATGATTGCCACTAATTTATGTTAAGCCCACCGGGGAATCGTTCAACCCGATTGAACTCTACTCACGTCTCCGGCCTATTTCGCCCAAACAAACGGCTCAACGGTCGGCTTTGGTTCGATTTATATGCCTCCTGTTCGATCCGATCCCctcgatttcgattttcacAAAAGGGCACCAAGCCACGCACATCAACGGTAGAAGttctttgctgtttttttattctctacaccttctttctatctctctctctccttctctctctccttctctcactctctcgttgCTGTATCAAGTTCATCTCGAATTCGTCGAGTTTTCGCAGCAATCGTGTTTTCTTGTCTGCCGCTTTTCGCCCAATCTTCTCATTCCATTTTGTGAGTTCGGTTTCGGAGTCGGTTTCGGGGTGCTCTCCACACGATAACAAGTCGGCCGACCGGAAGGGCAAaagcttaatttaattaattagctTTCCCTGCTCGAGCCTGCCGTGCCTTCAAGAAGGATGGCTGTGCTCGATCCAAAGAACGGCTGAACCGTCGCCTAAAAGGACGTGCATCCATCAGCGTGGGGCCGGCTTTCACTCTCGTCCTTTCGCCTAGTTCGTCCCGGAAGCGGGCCCGCTTATGGTTGagattttcattttataaacCGTATACGTCGATCACCCTCTACACCTGGTGGCATACAGCACCCGAGACCACGGGCCTCTAACATGCTTAACGTTTAATGGCTACGTGCAGCGGGTGCGCAATGTTACCGAACCAGCTCGCCTGGGTCGGGGCTTTGCGATGGATAAGCTCACGATTGATTGCCCGGTGCTGGAGTGCAGAAAaggaaatcaattaattttgttgtacttcggcgttttttgtttctcttgcACTCCCATTGCCGTTGATTAACAGACCCCGGCCATAGattgggggtggaaatggcAGAAAAAAGGCTAATGCGCTGGCGTAAACTTTCCGGTCCCAACACCGGGTCGTTTGCTGCCGGGCATCTTCGCTTCAACTCACCACACAGTTTTCGACTGCAAAGATACGCGTGCGGGCTTTCACTTGTGCCCCAACAGCGTTGatatttcgcttctttttttataacgCTCTGTTTTACGATCCTAACGTGTTTCAACTAATTAGTGTGCCTTTTACGCCGGCCATGTGGCTTTCGGGTTGTGTTGGCTTTTTGGGGCAACGTTGACGAATGGTGCTAACCCCTTTTTGGCCAGCACCGGTCGACCCTCCGAAACCCAGCCTCGGGCAAGGTTTTCCGAGATGTGCACAAAGAAGCCACGCTAGCGCAACGGAGGCAGCGTTTCCTTATAAAGCAAACCGTCGTACGGAGAAAGCGGTCGTGTGCTCTTAGCAAAATGGGCAACAGCATCGAAAAGTCAGCTCTCCCGTCCCAAGTGCTACACGTGCACCGTTCCCGCGCATCAGGGCTCGATGCTGCAGTTCGGGTACGAGGAAAAGCGCGGAAAACAGGGAAAACGCCCACGGTGATCGTTTcgagaggatttttttctttcctcgagTGGATTGTCGAATCGACGTCGAAAGCACCAGTTATTGAAGAACGTGTTTTTCtcgtgcattttgttttgcttgcttgttgtTAGTTTGATTTCGAAATCGGGCTAGCAAAGAATGCTACAGCACTACAGTTTTCGATAGAGGAATGAAATGTTTATCCGGGCGCCGAGCGGCAAAAGCAACAGCACTTCAGCCTTCTAGTATTTGCATTACGGAGG encodes:
- the LOC128726471 gene encoding cilia- and flagella-associated protein 299-like, translating into MKLTEQDLLILEFNSYEDYLNSLIDGKSLQYFGDRENLLSLYRTGYRALTKQAFEAQRSFLQVQKDPLTLFSRNLVPKNEFLKELAARERPNRLGLLSTIIYMRYIRKNTEISGYIDYEDGLKRVHHYQQYSNDWRAIFAGEKVLYPTPVDLLYYNGRTGSSRKNNSRNYQILCDPFRGIIFRNTYDRKDIYLDPTSNYYGTNTSRIEVPSDVYEQVVLYDHVVRKNY